GATATGATAATGAGCTGCACGTGTTTTTTTAACGGCATCCATTAATACATCATCGTCATTATAAATGGCGTATATTATTTTATTACTCATGGTGTGACTCTTTATTTGCTCTTTCTCTAATATAATTATCTCCAGTTGCTTTTAATATTGTTTTAACCTCTGCTTGTGCAATTACAGGGAATGTTCTAGCATACAATAAAAACAATACAAAGAAGAAACCGATTGTTCCAATGAAAATTCCAATGTCAACAAATGTTGGCGAGAACATCGTCCAAGAAGATGGAAGATAATCTCTGTGTAATGAAGTAACGATAATTACGAAACGTTCAAACCACATACCAATATTAACGACAATTGAGATGATAAATGAGAACATAATACTTGTTCTTAATTTTTTAAACCACATGAATTGAGGAGAAAATACGTTACAAGTCATCATAGACCAGTAAGCCCACCAGTAAGGTCCTGTTGCTCTGTTCAAGAAAGCATATTGCTCGTATTCAACACCTGAATACCAAGCCACAAATAATTCAGTGATGTAAGCAACTCCAACAATAGAACCTGTGATCATGATTACAATGTTCATTAACTCAATATGTTGAACAGTAATGTAGGCTTCTAAATTAGATACTTTTCTCATAATAATAAGCAAGGTATTAACCATTGCAAATCCAGAGAATACCGCTCCTGCAACAAAGTATGGAGGGAAAATGGTAGTATGCCATCCTGGAATTACTGAAGTAGCAAAGTCCATCGATACAATAGTGTGTACAGAAAGTACTAAAGGAGTAGCTAAACCTGCAAGAACTAAAGAAACTTCTTCAAAACGTTGCCAATCTTTAGCTCTTCCACTCCATCCAAAACTCAGAATAGAATAAATTCTTTTGTGAAAAGGAGTAATCGCTCTATCTCTTAACATCGCAAAATCAGGCAATAATCCAGTCCACCAGAAAACTAATGATACAGAAAGATAGGTAGAAATTGCAAATACGTCCCATAATAAAGGAGAGTTAAAGTTTACCCAAAGAGACCCAAATTGATTTGGAATTGGTAACACCCAGTAAGCTAACCAAGGACGTCCCATGTGAATAATTGGAAACAAACCAGCTTGAATTACAGAAAAAATAGTCATTGCTTCTGCAGAACGGTTAATGGCCATTCTCCAACGTTGACGGAAAAGTAATAATACTGCAGAAATCAAAGTTCCTGCGTGACCAATACCTACCCACCAAACGAAGTTAGTGATATCCCAAGCCCAGCCCACGGTTTTATTTAATCCCCATGTTCCGATTCCTGTAGATACAGTATAGATAATACAGCCTAATCCCCAAAGGAACGCTGTTAATGCGATTGAAAACACAATCCACCAATGTTTGTTAGCTTTACCTTCAACAGGAGCTGCAACATCTACTGTTACATCGTGATAAGATTTATCACCAATAACTAAAGGTTTTCTAATGCTTGATTCGTAGTGAGACGACATAATCCTTTATCTTGTTTCTTAATTAATATTTTATACTAGGTGTTTCTAACTTTAACGTGATAAATCACATTTGGCTTAGTTCCTACATGCTCTAATAAATGGTACATTCTATCATCAGCAGCTAATTTAGTTACTTTTGCTTCAGCATCATTTACATCTCCAAATACCATTGCTCCAGTAGCACAAGCATTTGAACAAGCGGTTTGGAATTCACCATCTTTAATTGCTCTACCCTCTTTTTTAGCTTTAAGAATTGTTGCTTGGGTCATTTGAAGACACATAGAACATTTTTCCATAACTCCACGAGAACGAACATTCACGTCTGGGTTCAATACCATACGACCTAAATCATCATTCATATGATAATCAAACTCGCTGTTTTGACTGTATAAGAACCAGTTGAAACGACGCACTTTATACGGACAGTTGTTAGCACAGTAACGAGTTCCAACACATCTGTTGTACGCCATGTTATTTTGACCTTGACGACCGTGAGAAGTAGCCGCAACAGGACAAACAGTTTCACAAGGTGCGTGGTTACAGTGTTGACACATAACTGGTTGGAAAGCCACTTGAGGATTATCTCCTGCTTTTTCCATTTCGTTAAATGTTGACAATGAACTTGACAAACCTGCAATGTTTTCTTTTCTTTCGTTATCCCCTTCAAAAGTACTTTCAGAAGAATAATATCTATCAATACGCAACCAGTGCATATCTCTACTTCTTCTAACTTCTGCTTTACCAACTACAGGAACATTATTCTCTGCATGACAAGCGATAACACAAGCACCACAACCAGTACAAGCATTTAAATCGATAGAAAGATTAAAGTGATGTCCAATTGAACGATCAAATGAATCCCATAAATCAACTTTAGTAGACTCTACTTCTTTGTGATCCAAAGATACCATAGGAACTTCATTCCATTCTTTAGCATCTTTAGTGTTGAATATTTCTAAGGTAGTTTCTTTAATAATATCGCCTCTTCCCATTAAGGTTTTTTGACCTTGAACACAAGCAAACTCATGCTCTCCATCAGCTTTCGCTATAGAAACGGATTGCACATTATTAAACCCTTTATATAAAGCGTAAGCATTAATACCTACTGACATTTCTTCTTTTAAAGCCGCTTTACGACCATATCCTAAAGCCAAACCTACAGTTCCAACCGCTTGACCTGGTTGAACAATTACAGGTACATTTTCTAATTTTGTACCCTCTGTAGTTGTAATAGTTGCATAACTACCATTTAAACCTCCATTAGCAACAATTTCATTGGTTAATCCTAATTTTTTAGCATCAGCATTAGAAACTGTAACATAGTTATCCCAAGAAACTCTTGTTATTGGATCTGGAAATTCTTGCAACCAAGGATTGTTAGCTTGTTGACCATCACCTAAACCAGTTTTAGTGTATAAAACCAATTCAAATGCTTCAGCAGCTTTTGATTTTGATAAAGCAGATGCTGCAGCAGCATAATCAGCTGAACCTGCAGACGCAGTTGGAATAGCTCCAACAAACACACCATCGTGTAACACTTTATTCCAAGAAGAACCTGCAATTATAGTAGCAGCTGTTCCTTTGATATAATCGTAATAAGTTCCAGCATTACCATTCAACGACAATAAAACATCTTGAAATTGTTTGGTATTAAATAAAGGACGGATTGTAGGCTGAGTAAGACTGTAAGTTCCTTTAGTCAAGCTTAAATCATTCCAAGATTCTAAATAATGAGGAACTGGTGCAGCGATTGTAGCAACTGAAGCCGTTTCATCTTCTTTCAAAGAGAAAGCAACTGAAGTAGTTACTTTTTTAAGTCCTTCTACAAAAGAAGCACTATCTGCCAATGTATAAACTGGATTAACGCCACTCATAATTAATGTATGAACGCTACCTGCTTTCATTTCATTAATCAATTGAGCTACTTTCTCGTTTGATCCTTTTCTAATTTGTCTTGTTCCAGAAGTAGTAAAAGCTTCACTAGCCAATTTTTGGTTGATTGCTAATACTAATAATTGAGCATTTTTATCTTGAATTCCAGATACCAATACTCCTTTTGAACCAGCAGCTTTCAATTGTTGTGCTGCTTTAGTTACTTCTGATTTGTATTGATCTTCTAAATTCACCGCAACAGAGGATCCTGTTACAACATTATATATATGTACTAATGCTTGTTTTTGATTAGCAGTTGACATTGGTAAACGCTTGTCAGCAGCCGCTCCAGATAAAGTCATATTCGCTTCCAATTGGAAGTGACGAGACATTTTACCGTTATTAGGAATTCTACCTTGAGCATAACCGGCTCCATAACCTCCACCTTGCCAATCTCCAAGGATATCTGCTCCAACAGAAACGATTAAAGAAGCTTTAGCAAAATCGTAGTCCACTAAGGCTCTTTCACCATATACTGTTTCAAAAGCATCCAATGCTTCTGAAGAGGAAACTGCATCGTAAACAACATGTTTTGCATTTGGATTTTTAGCGATAAATTCACCGATCAACTTTTCAGTTGAAGGACTCGCTAAAGTATTTGTTAATACAACTACTTGACCTCCTTTTGCTTTAGCTTCTACAATGCTTGATGCAATTTTAGCATTCACATCTGACCAACTTGCATTAGCTCCAGCGATTTTTGGTTCTTTCAAACGCATACTATCGTACAACGACAAGATAGACGCATGAACTCTAGCATTCGCAGAAAATTTTGCTCCAGCAATAGCATTGTTATCAATTTTAATTGGACGACCTTCACGTGTTTTTACTAATAAATTAGCAAAATCGAAACCGTCAAAAACAGTTGTCGCATAATAGTCTGCTACACCAGGAATAATTTGTTCCGGTTGCAACACATAAGGTATTGATTTATGAACAGGACCTTCACATGCAGCAAGAGTTGCAGCAGCTGTACTAAATCCAACGTACTTTAAAAAGTCACGACGTGTTGTAGAAGAGGATAATGAATCACTATTTCCTAAAAATTCATCTGTAGGAATTTCTTCAACGAATTCGTTATTTTTAAGCGCCTCAACAATAGAACTATTTCCGTCTAGTTCCTCAACACTTTTCCAGTATTTTTTGTTTGATGACATATATAAATATTAAAAACTTAATAATTTGATTAATAGTGACATTTACCACATTCTAAACCTCCCATTTGAGCAGCAGTCAATTTGTCTACGCCATATTTTTTAGAAAGTTGTTCGTGGATTTTAGTGTAATATTCATTACCCTCCATTTTAACATCGGTCTTACGGTGACAATCAATACACCATCCCATAGTTAAAGGAGCAAACTGTTTTTGAATTTCATATTCCTCCACAGGACCGTGACAAGTTTGACATTCCACACCAGCAACAGTTACGTGTTGTGAGTGATTGAAGTATACAAAGTCAGGTAAATTGTGAATACGAACCCATTTAACAGGTTGTGTTTTTCCAGTATACGATTGAGTTGTTTTATCCCAACCCACAGCAGTGTATAATTTTTGGATTTGCTCATCATAAAAAGCTTTGCTGTACTCTGGAGTAGCAGTGGTTTCAGCAACCTCAGCAATGTTTTTATGACAGTTCATACAAACATTTAATGATGGAATACCAGCATTTTTACTAACTCTAGCTGCAGAGTGACAGTATTTACAATTGATTTCATTATCTCCAGCATGAATTCTGTGAGAATAATGAATAGGTTGAATTGGAGAATATTCTTGATCAACACCTACTTGCATTAAGAAACCATACACTAAATAAGCACCAGACAACAATAAGAATATTGCTGTTACCAATACTAAAAATTGATTCTTAACAAATGCTTTCCATATAGGAGTAGTTGGTTGTTTAGGAGCTACTTCAATATTGTTAGCTTTAGCCACTTTACGTAATACGTTGTTTACTAAAAACAACATTACTACTAACATCGCCATCACCAATGCCAAGGCTCCTAAAATAATAGTATTGGTTATTCCACCTTCAGCTTGCGGTGCAGCTCCCTCAGTTCCAGGAACAGCGGCAGCAGTAGCAGCAGGCGCTTCTTCTTTTGGAGTAGAAGTATATGCAATTATATTATCAATGTCTGCTTCTGATAATTGTGGAAAAGCAGTCATCACTGCTTTATTATTTTCTTCAAAAACTTTTACAGCAGCTGCGTCTCCAGATTTAATTAAATCAGAACTGTTGTGAACCCACTTGTAGATCCACGACATCTCATATTTAGCAGCTATCCCTCTTAAAGCAGGACCAGTAGCTTTGGCATCTAGTTTGTGACATGCCGCACAATTTGCATTGAAAAGCTCTTTTCCAACTACAGGATCGCCTCCAGTTGTAGCAGTCGGAGCGGCTGCAGCTGCATCAGCCGCAGGAGCAGCTTCTTGAGCAAATGAAGTTAAAGAGAAAGTTAGCATTAATGCTAAGCAGAAATATAATTTCCTTACGATCGAATTATGGTTACCCATCTTTTTCATATAGTATAATGATTATCTACTAAAATTAGTTTTGCTTTTGCTCCAAACATTGTTTAGAAAAAACAAATACATTCTTTTAAAACTTGCACAAAAATACGACTTAAGAACTATTCTCAAAACCTTAAAATAGTCTTAAATTCAATTTATATTAATTCTAAATAATATTTACCTTTAGTATTCTCTTTGTAAATATTACTTTTGTATAAAAACGATCACATTATGAGAATTTTAACACTTTGCCATTGGGTTTTACTACCCATTCTGGTTGCTTTACCAACTAGTTCTGTATTAGGCCAAAACGTCAAAAATAGTCCTAAAAACGAGTCAAAATTCGAACAATTACTCGCCGAAAAACGAAAATTAAATAACGTTATAACTTCAAACGACAGATATAAAATTCAGATTTTTAGTGGCGAAAATGAAAAAGCAAAAAAAACAATATTGCAATTCAAACAAGAATTTAACGACATAGAAGCTACTATAGTTTTCAATACCCCAAATTATAGAGTATGGGTTGGTAATTTCAAAACCCGAATGGAAGCCGAAAGATATTTTACAGAGATCAAAAAGAAATACAAAAACCTACTTTTAATAAAACCTACAAAATAAAGTACACAACAAGTCAAAAAAAAATCCCGAATAAATCGGGATTTTTTTTTGAATTTTATTTCAATTTCTTTTTGATAGCTACTTCATGGTAAGCCTCAATAACATCTCTTTCTTCGATATCATTGTATCCTTTGATTTGAATACCACAATCGTATCCTTTAGTCACTTCTTTCACATCGTCTTTGAAACGTTTTAAAGCAACTAATTCGCCATCAAATACAACAACTCCTTCTCTAACTACACGAACCTTAGCGTTTCTTGTAATTTTACCATCCATCACCATACATCCTGCAATAGATCCAACTTTAGAGATTTTAAATATCTCTCTGATTTCAGCTGTACCCAATACTTCTTCTTTCATTTCTGGCGCTAACATTCCTTCCATAGCATCTTTCAAGTCATCAATAGCTGCATAGATAATAGAGTAATAGCGGATATCAATTTCTTCTTTATCAGCTAACTGTCTTGCATTTCCTGCAGGGCGAACATTAAATCCGATAATAATTGCATCAGAAGCAGAAGCTAACATAACGTCAGTCTCCGTGATTGCACCCACTCCTTTGTGGATAATATTAATTTGAACTTCTTCCGTAGATAGTTTAGAGAACGAATCAGACAATGCCTCAACAGAACCGTCAACATCTCCTTTAAGAATTACGTTCAATTCTTTAAATTGACCTAGTGCGATTCGTCGTCCAATTTCATCCAATGTAATATGTCGTTGCGTTCTTACTGATTGCTCGCGCATCAATTGAGAACGTTTTGAAGCAATTTGTTTGGCTTCTTTTTCATCTTCAAAAATATTGAATTTATCACCCGCTGTAGCTGCTCCATCCAAACCTAAAACAGATACTGGAGTTGAAGGTCCTGCTTCGATTACTACATGACCGCGTTCATCATGCATGGCTTTAATTTTACCATGATGTTTACCTGCCAACATATAATCTCCAATTCTCAATGTTCCGTGTTGAACTAATAAAGTAGAAACATATCCTTTACCTTTATCCAAGAAGGCTTCTACAACAGTCCCTTGAGCTGCTTTATTTGGATTTGATTTTAAATCTAAAATTTCAGCTTCAAGCAATACCTTTTCAAGTAATTCTTTGACACCTAATCCAGTTTTTGCAGAAATATCATGGGATTGAATTTTACCACCCCAATCTTCAACTAATAAATTCATACCAGCTAATCTTTCTTTAATCTTATCTGGATTAGCATTTGGCTTATCTACTTTATTGATTGCGAAAATAATTGGAACACCCGCCGCTTGAGCGTGACTAATAGCCTCTTTTGTTTGTGGCATAATGTCGTCATCGGCAGCAATTACAATAATAGCGATATCGGTAACTTGAGCTCCACGAGCACGCATTGCCGTAAAGGCTTCGTGACCTGGTGTATCTAAAAAGGCAATTTTTTGTCCGTTATCTAAGGTTACACCATAAGCACCAATGTGCTGTGTGATTCCTCCAGACTCTCCTGCTATAACATTTTCTTTACGAATGTAATCCAATAAAGAGGTTTTACCGTGATCTACGTGTCCCATTACCGTTACAATTGGCGCTCTGAACATTAAATCTTCTTCTTTATCTTCAACAACTTGTATTGCTTCTTCAATATCTACAGTTATGAATTCTACTTCGTAACCAAATTCATCCGCAACAATAGTTAATGTTTCAGCATCCAAACGCTGATTCATCGTAACCATAATTCCTAGTGACATACAGGTACCAATTACTTTAGTAATAGGCACATCCATCATAATAGCGATTTCACCAACAGTAACAAATTCAGTAACTTTAATTGTTTTACTTCCTTCGTCTAATGCTCTTTGTTCTTCATCTGATTTTTGACGGTGTGTATCTCTTTTATCTCTTCTGTATTTGGCAGCTTTAGATTTACCCCCTTTACCTTGAAGTTTTTCAAGAGTCTCACGAATTTGATTTTTAACTTCTTCTTCCGTAGGTTCTACTTTTGCAACAATAGCAGGTCTATTTCCTTTTACAAAACCAGGTTTAGCGCTTCTATTTGCATTGTAACCCCCTCCAGCATTAGGAGTTATTTTATTTGGATTTGGAGCTCCTGGCTCACCTGGAGTAGATGGCTTGGCTACAATTCTTTTTCTTTTATTTTTTCCAGCATTAGCTCCAGCTCCTATTGCACCCGGTGCACC
This sequence is a window from Flavobacterium ammoniigenes. Protein-coding genes within it:
- the infB gene encoding translation initiation factor IF-2, with amino-acid sequence MSEERVIRINKVLRELNISLERAVDYLKDKGIAIDANPNAKISEREFGILQSQFAGDKGNKEASKEVGEEKRKEKEALRIQRELEIEEKRKQEEERQEVIKAKAVVTGPIQVGKIELNPKKAAPTEGKTQSVPQDTPSEKPVSDKKEVKPVVEVAPKQEKKVVAPEATTEGNSDDAPIDETITTQYQKLSGATLTGQTIDLSQFNKPKKKKEDPKITPNKPGAPGAIGAGANAGKNKRKRIVAKPSTPGEPGAPNPNKITPNAGGGYNANRSAKPGFVKGNRPAIVAKVEPTEEEVKNQIRETLEKLQGKGGKSKAAKYRRDKRDTHRQKSDEEQRALDEGSKTIKVTEFVTVGEIAIMMDVPITKVIGTCMSLGIMVTMNQRLDAETLTIVADEFGYEVEFITVDIEEAIQVVEDKEEDLMFRAPIVTVMGHVDHGKTSLLDYIRKENVIAGESGGITQHIGAYGVTLDNGQKIAFLDTPGHEAFTAMRARGAQVTDIAIIVIAADDDIMPQTKEAISHAQAAGVPIIFAINKVDKPNANPDKIKERLAGMNLLVEDWGGKIQSHDISAKTGLGVKELLEKVLLEAEILDLKSNPNKAAQGTVVEAFLDKGKGYVSTLLVQHGTLRIGDYMLAGKHHGKIKAMHDERGHVVIEAGPSTPVSVLGLDGAATAGDKFNIFEDEKEAKQIASKRSQLMREQSVRTQRHITLDEIGRRIALGQFKELNVILKGDVDGSVEALSDSFSKLSTEEVQINIIHKGVGAITETDVMLASASDAIIIGFNVRPAGNARQLADKEEIDIRYYSIIYAAIDDLKDAMEGMLAPEMKEEVLGTAEIREIFKISKVGSIAGCMVMDGKITRNAKVRVVREGVVVFDGELVALKRFKDDVKEVTKGYDCGIQIKGYNDIEERDVIEAYHEVAIKKKLK
- a CDS encoding c-type cytochrome, encoding MKKMGNHNSIVRKLYFCLALMLTFSLTSFAQEAAPAADAAAAAPTATTGGDPVVGKELFNANCAACHKLDAKATGPALRGIAAKYEMSWIYKWVHNSSDLIKSGDAAAVKVFEENNKAVMTAFPQLSEADIDNIIAYTSTPKEEAPAATAAAVPGTEGAAPQAEGGITNTIILGALALVMAMLVVMLFLVNNVLRKVAKANNIEVAPKQPTTPIWKAFVKNQFLVLVTAIFLLLSGAYLVYGFLMQVGVDQEYSPIQPIHYSHRIHAGDNEINCKYCHSAARVSKNAGIPSLNVCMNCHKNIAEVAETTATPEYSKAFYDEQIQKLYTAVGWDKTTQSYTGKTQPVKWVRIHNLPDFVYFNHSQHVTVAGVECQTCHGPVEEYEIQKQFAPLTMGWCIDCHRKTDVKMEGNEYYTKIHEQLSKKYGVDKLTAAQMGGLECGKCHY
- the nrfD gene encoding NrfD/PsrC family molybdoenzyme membrane anchor subunit, which translates into the protein MSSHYESSIRKPLVIGDKSYHDVTVDVAAPVEGKANKHWWIVFSIALTAFLWGLGCIIYTVSTGIGTWGLNKTVGWAWDITNFVWWVGIGHAGTLISAVLLLFRQRWRMAINRSAEAMTIFSVIQAGLFPIIHMGRPWLAYWVLPIPNQFGSLWVNFNSPLLWDVFAISTYLSVSLVFWWTGLLPDFAMLRDRAITPFHKRIYSILSFGWSGRAKDWQRFEEVSLVLAGLATPLVLSVHTIVSMDFATSVIPGWHTTIFPPYFVAGAVFSGFAMVNTLLIIMRKVSNLEAYITVQHIELMNIVIMITGSIVGVAYITELFVAWYSGVEYEQYAFLNRATGPYWWAYWSMMTCNVFSPQFMWFKKLRTSIMFSFIISIVVNIGMWFERFVIIVTSLHRDYLPSSWTMFSPTFVDIGIFIGTIGFFFVLFLLYARTFPVIAQAEVKTILKATGDNYIRERANKESHHE
- a CDS encoding TAT-variant-translocated molybdopterin oxidoreductase, with the translated sequence MSSNKKYWKSVEELDGNSSIVEALKNNEFVEEIPTDEFLGNSDSLSSSTTRRDFLKYVGFSTAAATLAACEGPVHKSIPYVLQPEQIIPGVADYYATTVFDGFDFANLLVKTREGRPIKIDNNAIAGAKFSANARVHASILSLYDSMRLKEPKIAGANASWSDVNAKIASSIVEAKAKGGQVVVLTNTLASPSTEKLIGEFIAKNPNAKHVVYDAVSSSEALDAFETVYGERALVDYDFAKASLIVSVGADILGDWQGGGYGAGYAQGRIPNNGKMSRHFQLEANMTLSGAAADKRLPMSTANQKQALVHIYNVVTGSSVAVNLEDQYKSEVTKAAQQLKAAGSKGVLVSGIQDKNAQLLVLAINQKLASEAFTTSGTRQIRKGSNEKVAQLINEMKAGSVHTLIMSGVNPVYTLADSASFVEGLKKVTTSVAFSLKEDETASVATIAAPVPHYLESWNDLSLTKGTYSLTQPTIRPLFNTKQFQDVLLSLNGNAGTYYDYIKGTAATIIAGSSWNKVLHDGVFVGAIPTASAGSADYAAAASALSKSKAAEAFELVLYTKTGLGDGQQANNPWLQEFPDPITRVSWDNYVTVSNADAKKLGLTNEIVANGGLNGSYATITTTEGTKLENVPVIVQPGQAVGTVGLALGYGRKAALKEEMSVGINAYALYKGFNNVQSVSIAKADGEHEFACVQGQKTLMGRGDIIKETTLEIFNTKDAKEWNEVPMVSLDHKEVESTKVDLWDSFDRSIGHHFNLSIDLNACTGCGACVIACHAENNVPVVGKAEVRRSRDMHWLRIDRYYSSESTFEGDNERKENIAGLSSSLSTFNEMEKAGDNPQVAFQPVMCQHCNHAPCETVCPVAATSHGRQGQNNMAYNRCVGTRYCANNCPYKVRRFNWFLYSQNSEFDYHMNDDLGRMVLNPDVNVRSRGVMEKCSMCLQMTQATILKAKKEGRAIKDGEFQTACSNACATGAMVFGDVNDAEAKVTKLAADDRMYHLLEHVGTKPNVIYHVKVRNT
- a CDS encoding SPOR domain-containing protein, with protein sequence MRILTLCHWVLLPILVALPTSSVLGQNVKNSPKNESKFEQLLAEKRKLNNVITSNDRYKIQIFSGENEKAKKTILQFKQEFNDIEATIVFNTPNYRVWVGNFKTRMEAERYFTEIKKKYKNLLLIKPTK